In Bradyrhizobium lablabi, one DNA window encodes the following:
- a CDS encoding SDR family NAD(P)-dependent oxidoreductase, giving the protein MPSLTGKTALVTGASRGIGRASALALAAAGAQVLVHYGRGAKEADEVVAEISEAGGRADAIATDLAAADGASKLARQARSIVGDRLDILVANAGVLKAATIEETTVEDFDKLFAVNVRAPFFLVQQLLPIMSKGSSIVFLSSLAARAVVGTEPAYAATKGAIDTLVKHFASALGARGIRVNAVAPGVVETDMLNFTRTDAGRDDALGMQALKRLAQPDDIGGVIAFLASDNARWITGDTIHVDGGSKL; this is encoded by the coding sequence ATGCCTAGTCTCACCGGCAAAACCGCTCTCGTTACCGGCGCTTCGCGCGGCATAGGACGCGCCAGCGCACTCGCGCTCGCTGCCGCCGGCGCCCAGGTTCTCGTGCATTACGGCCGTGGAGCGAAGGAAGCCGACGAGGTTGTCGCAGAGATAAGCGAAGCCGGCGGCCGAGCGGATGCCATAGCGACCGACCTCGCCGCCGCGGACGGCGCCAGCAAGCTTGCCAGGCAGGCCCGCAGCATTGTCGGAGATCGCCTGGACATCCTGGTCGCCAATGCAGGGGTCTTGAAAGCGGCGACCATCGAGGAAACGACGGTCGAGGATTTCGATAAGCTCTTCGCAGTGAATGTCCGCGCACCGTTCTTTCTTGTGCAGCAGCTGCTTCCGATCATGTCGAAGGGAAGCAGCATCGTTTTCCTCTCGTCGCTCGCGGCGCGCGCCGTGGTTGGTACGGAACCAGCGTATGCAGCAACCAAGGGCGCCATCGACACCCTGGTGAAGCATTTCGCCTCGGCACTTGGCGCACGTGGTATCCGCGTCAATGCCGTCGCGCCCGGTGTCGTCGAGACGGACATGTTGAACTTCACCAGGACGGACGCCGGCCGCGACGACGCGCTGGGCATGCAGGCGCTGAAGCGCCTCGCGCAGCCCGACGACATCGGTGGCGTGATCGCCTTCCTGGCATCGGACAATGCAAGGTGGATCACCGGCGATACCATCCACGTGGATGGCGGTTCGAAGCTCTAG
- a CDS encoding SDR family NAD(P)-dependent oxidoreductase, whose translation MSNPVVLITGGLTGIGRAAAVAFAKKGARVVVAGRRDEAGKALVKELRSLGSEAEFINADVRKEDDVRAMVDKTVARFGRLDVAVNNAATEGAVGPITDQTAETFNQTFETNVLGVVLSMKHEVRAMQAQGSGSIINISSTYGHRGAAYASIYVGAKHAVEGITKSVALEIAKSGIRVNAVAPGPTDTGMLTRFTGTSANKAGLVRQVPLDRLGLAEEIADGIVFIASDGAKWITGEVLNVDGGMTAN comes from the coding sequence ATGAGCAACCCAGTCGTATTGATCACCGGTGGATTAACGGGCATCGGGCGCGCCGCCGCCGTCGCCTTCGCCAAGAAGGGCGCGAGGGTGGTCGTTGCCGGTCGGCGTGATGAGGCCGGCAAGGCGCTCGTCAAGGAACTCCGTTCTTTGGGTTCCGAGGCCGAGTTCATCAACGCCGACGTCCGCAAGGAGGACGACGTCCGCGCCATGGTCGACAAGACCGTCGCACGGTTTGGCCGTCTCGATGTCGCGGTGAACAACGCCGCCACCGAAGGTGCGGTCGGCCCGATCACCGACCAGACCGCGGAGACCTTCAATCAGACCTTCGAGACCAACGTTCTCGGCGTCGTCCTGAGCATGAAGCACGAAGTGCGCGCGATGCAGGCGCAGGGGAGCGGCAGCATCATCAATATTTCGTCGACCTACGGACACAGGGGCGCGGCTTACGCCTCGATCTACGTCGGCGCAAAGCACGCTGTCGAAGGCATCACCAAGTCGGTGGCGCTCGAAATCGCCAAGTCGGGCATTCGCGTGAATGCCGTAGCCCCTGGCCCCACGGACACGGGCATGCTGACCCGCTTCACCGGCACGTCCGCGAACAAGGCCGGCCTGGTGAGGCAGGTTCCGCTGGATCGTCTCGGTCTCGCCGAGGAAATCGCCGACGGTATCGTCTTCATCGCGTCGGACGGAGCCAAGTGGATCACGGGCGAGGTCCTTAACGTCGACGGCGGTATGACCGCGAACTGA
- a CDS encoding type II toxin-antitoxin system RelE/ParE family toxin, which translates to MAFPPTVQREMGYVLFLAQMGERHSSTAKTLGGFGGATVIEVRESYDGNAYRAVYTVRYADAVYVLHAFQKKSKKGIATPKAEIDLIEKRLKDLIKEKEGRQ; encoded by the coding sequence ATGGCGTTTCCTCCGACCGTGCAGCGCGAGATGGGCTATGTGCTGTTTTTGGCGCAAATGGGCGAACGTCATTCAAGCACGGCCAAGACGCTTGGCGGCTTCGGCGGGGCAACCGTGATCGAGGTGAGGGAAAGCTATGATGGCAACGCCTACCGGGCAGTTTACACGGTGCGCTACGCCGACGCCGTCTACGTCCTTCACGCGTTCCAGAAGAAATCAAAGAAGGGCATCGCGACGCCCAAGGCAGAAATCGACTTGATCGAAAAACGCCTGAAAGACTTGATCAAGGAGAAGGAAGGACGACAATGA
- a CDS encoding alpha/beta fold hydrolase: MTQHSHQTAPTQFVEANGIRFAYRRFGNAAGVPLVFNQHFTGTMDHWDPAVTDGFAKDREVILFNNAGISSSSGEVPTTFEKMGANAVAFIKALGLTKVDVLGFSIGGFVAQEITLQAPDLVRRLVLVGTGPRSGEGMATLTPEAQEIFGATYDEPDHLWLRVHFTPSEQSQAKGREFLERFRLRSENRDPEVNGTVAPAQLEAIGKWGAPQEKPFEYLKSIRQPTLVVNGGKDVIIYSVNSFILQQQLPNAQLILYPDANHGSQYQYPELFVRHVSMFLSADERRDG, translated from the coding sequence ATGACCCAGCACAGTCACCAGACCGCCCCGACGCAGTTCGTCGAAGCTAACGGCATCCGCTTTGCCTATCGCCGCTTTGGCAATGCAGCCGGCGTGCCGCTCGTCTTCAACCAGCACTTTACGGGCACCATGGACCATTGGGATCCGGCGGTGACCGACGGTTTCGCCAAGGACCGCGAAGTGATCCTGTTCAACAACGCCGGCATATCCAGTTCTTCTGGAGAGGTGCCCACGACGTTCGAGAAAATGGGCGCCAACGCCGTGGCCTTCATCAAGGCGCTGGGACTGACGAAAGTCGATGTGCTCGGCTTCTCGATCGGCGGCTTTGTCGCGCAGGAAATCACCCTTCAGGCTCCCGATCTCGTCAGGCGCCTGGTGTTGGTCGGCACCGGTCCGCGCAGCGGCGAGGGCATGGCCACCCTCACGCCAGAGGCGCAGGAAATCTTCGGCGCCACCTATGACGAGCCCGATCATCTCTGGCTTCGCGTGCACTTCACGCCGTCCGAGCAGAGCCAGGCTAAGGGACGTGAATTCCTCGAGCGCTTCCGGCTGCGCAGCGAGAACCGCGATCCCGAGGTGAACGGGACAGTCGCGCCTGCCCAGCTCGAGGCGATCGGCAAATGGGGCGCGCCGCAGGAGAAACCGTTCGAATATCTGAAGTCGATCCGCCAGCCGACCCTGGTCGTGAACGGCGGCAAGGACGTGATCATCTACTCCGTGAACTCGTTCATCCTGCAGCAGCAACTGCCGAACGCCCAACTCATCCTCTATCCCGACGCAAATCACGGCTCGCAGTACCAGTATCCCGAACTCTTCGTCCGTCATGTCTCGATGTTCCTGTCGGCGGACGAGCGCCGAGACGGGTGA
- a CDS encoding LysR substrate-binding domain-containing protein produces the protein MELRHLRYFIAVAEEGSLTLAAEKRLHTAQPSLSRQIRDLEYEVGVQLMSRSVRGIELTAAGTAFLDHARLALAQVDAAVETARRAAQPARKTFAIGFQTGHEMNWLPRAMHLLRDELKNIQVTISSDYSPDLAEALVRGRLDVAFLRAEPAFDLCYEVVDHEPLIVLMPSDHRLISREAVHPREFVGEIFIGGSNKATVLRAVTEDYLRRSGLDIKLDHGVDNMAMAMSLVASTRGLALMPAYAKNLLPWSVVSRPLEGEAPTIDLAVGYSKANTSPILKLFLSRINELTARASSKARRTSGPGSAAAPR, from the coding sequence ATGGAACTACGGCACCTTCGCTATTTCATCGCGGTCGCCGAGGAGGGCAGCCTGACGCTCGCGGCTGAGAAAAGGCTGCACACGGCACAGCCTTCCCTCAGCCGCCAAATCCGCGATCTCGAATACGAGGTTGGCGTCCAATTGATGAGCCGCAGCGTGCGCGGCATCGAACTGACCGCCGCAGGCACGGCCTTTCTCGACCATGCACGGCTGGCGCTGGCGCAGGTCGATGCCGCGGTGGAAACGGCGCGCAGGGCCGCACAGCCCGCAAGAAAGACGTTCGCCATCGGCTTCCAAACCGGACACGAGATGAACTGGCTGCCGCGGGCCATGCATCTGCTGCGCGACGAGCTGAAGAACATCCAGGTCACGATATCGAGCGACTATTCGCCTGATCTCGCCGAGGCGCTCGTCCGCGGCCGGCTCGACGTAGCCTTCCTGCGCGCCGAGCCGGCCTTTGACCTGTGCTACGAGGTGGTCGACCACGAGCCGCTCATCGTCCTGATGCCGAGCGACCATCGCCTCATCAGCCGCGAAGCTGTTCACCCGCGGGAATTCGTCGGCGAGATCTTCATCGGCGGTTCAAACAAGGCCACCGTGCTGCGCGCCGTGACCGAGGACTATCTGCGCCGCTCCGGGCTCGACATCAAATTGGATCATGGGGTGGACAACATGGCGATGGCCATGTCCCTGGTTGCGTCCACCCGCGGGTTGGCGCTTATGCCCGCCTATGCGAAGAATCTGCTGCCGTGGTCCGTGGTCAGCCGTCCGCTGGAGGGTGAAGCACCAACGATCGATCTCGCCGTGGGTTACAGCAAGGCGAACACCTCGCCGATTCTCAAGCTGTTCCTCTCCAGAATTAATGAGTTGACCGCCCGAGCATCCAGCAAGGCTCGCCGAACGAGTGGACCGGGATCGGCCGCCGCGCCGCGATGA
- a CDS encoding helix-turn-helix domain-containing protein, translating into MTKTPAAKDPTRNVWLQLGFPDAEEHFLKAELVLRLDKAINSLGLTQRAAARRIGATQPELSKILGGKFSEVSLERLMRFLTALGCHIEIKIGAGQENKAGDVTIKDVRRTAA; encoded by the coding sequence ATGACAAAAACACCTGCGGCCAAGGACCCGACGCGAAACGTGTGGCTGCAGCTCGGATTTCCCGACGCCGAAGAGCATTTTCTGAAGGCTGAGCTCGTCCTTCGGCTAGACAAGGCAATCAATTCGCTCGGTTTGACCCAACGCGCCGCCGCGCGGAGGATTGGAGCCACTCAGCCCGAATTGTCGAAAATCCTGGGAGGAAAATTCAGCGAAGTTTCCCTCGAACGGCTGATGCGCTTTCTGACCGCTCTCGGCTGTCATATCGAGATCAAAATTGGGGCCGGACAGGAAAACAAGGCCGGGGACGTCACCATCAAAGATGTCCGACGCACGGCTGCGTGA